A single window of Aspergillus puulaauensis MK2 DNA, chromosome 5, nearly complete sequence DNA harbors:
- a CDS encoding uncharacterized protein (TransMembrane:1 (o20-38i);~antiSMASH:Cluster_5.9) — protein MLPDACIPCEDSPLSITGSILTILTFVYALVVSAAFYLHRLHRANEETYTIFERTAEDIVEQSVEIQAFSSAYLTGSFQHEDRVLQTRMQRLLKRTEEPLQIMQDFASKYVLDFKPDPRLFEKRFFGRAKFAVNSESMRRTHLELDRLRKELRSLEVQILIRHQQRTLREQQEILRKLYESGAQSLDDKDEGLAVDAGNSKISQ, from the exons ATGCTGCCAGATGCCTGTATTCCATGTGAAGATAGTCCTCTTTCCATCACAGGGagcatcctcaccatcttAACATTTGTGTATGCCCTGGTTGTCAGCGCAGCGTTTTACCTGCATCGTTTACACCGTGCCAACGAAGAGACATATACGATCTTTGAGAGAACAGCAGAGGATATCGTCGAGCAATCTGTTGAGATTCAAGCTTTTTCTTCGGCGTATTTAACCGGTTCGTTCCAGCATGAGGACAGGGTGCTCCAAACTCGCATGCAACGGCTTCTTAAGCGCACAGAGGAACCACTACAGATCATGCAAGATTTTGCCAGCAAATACGTATTGGACTTCAAGCCTGACCCAAGATTGTTCGAGAAGCGATTTTTCGGGCGCGCAAAATTTGCGGTAAATTCCGAGAGTATGCGCAGGACGCATCTAGAGCTGGACAGGTTAAGGAAAGAGTTAAGGAGCCTCGAAGTTCAGATTTTGATCAG GCATCAACAAAGGACATTAAGGGAGCAGCAAGAAATCCTCCGAAAGCTTTACGAATCGGGCGCACAGTCACTGGATGATAAAGATGAAGGGCTTGCAGTTGATGCTGGGAATTCCAAAATAAGTCAATAG
- a CDS encoding MCT family MFS transporter (COG:G;~EggNog:ENOG410QDA0;~InterPro:IPR020846,IPR011701,IPR036259;~PFAM:PF07690;~SMCOG1137:Major facilitator superfamily MFS 1;~TransMembrane:12 (o48-69i89-111o117-136i148-169o175-196i208-230o250-277i284-307o313-330i337-359o371-390i402-424o);~antiSMASH:Cluster_5.9;~go_function: GO:0022857 - transmembrane transporter activity [Evidence IEA];~go_process: GO:0055085 - transmembrane transport [Evidence IEA]): protein MADTKADFQPSDPEASDVHAQPNSIDEKASDKAPSENFGPAPDGGLKAWSVAIGSACTIFSTLGFANSFGVLQEYYAAHQLSSESADRIAWIGSLSAFLQFAAGAIAGPLFDRYGAWVIRPPAIAYVFALMMTSLCKEYWQFMLAQGVLVGISTGLLQFPAMAAVTQYFDKKRAAALGMAIAGSSIGGVVFPIALSKMLNGTSLGFGWSIRVVAFIMVATMGISCLTVTARLPPRTTAFFIPSAFKQSLFVLLIFSLFLQILGLFTPLFFIPTYAVYRGMNPTLASYLIAITNGASTFGRIIPGILADRFGRINALGIGGIITGVIICCMNEVKTNAALIVFSSIFGFWSGTIISGGSAALTSVPKNPQEFGTYLGMGLGVCGCAALIGPPVSGALVDRYGGFLELSLFSGIVCIGGGVVALLAKGVTEEGFFGRV, encoded by the exons ATGGCGGACACAAAAGCAGACTTCCAGCCCTCGGATCCTGAGGCATCCGATGTACACGCTCAACCGAACAGCATCGATGAGAAAGCCAGCGACAAGGCGCCGTCTGAAAACTTCGGCCCAGCTCCAGACGGTGGTCTCAAGGCCTGGTCTGTTGCAATTGGCTCCGCCTGCACGATCTTCTCGACCCTCGGCTTCGCAAACTCCTTCGGCGTTCTACAAGAATACTATGCGGCGCACCAACTCTCATCAGAGTCCGCAGACCGAATTGCATGGATTGGATCGCTCTCTGCCTTTCTTCAATTCGCAGCCGGAGCTATTGCAGGTCCTTTATTTGACCGATACGGCGCTTGG GTTATCCGCCCCCCTGCCATCGCCTACGTCTTCGCCCTGATGATGACCAGCCTCTGCAAAGAGTATTGGCAGTTCATGCTCGCCCAAGGCGTCCTCGTCGGAATCTCCACAGGTCTCCTCCAATTCCCCGCCATGGCCGCCGTAACTCAATACTTCGACAAGAAGCGCGCCGCCGCCCTGGGGATGGCCATCGCCGGCTCCTCCATCGGCGGCGTAGTGTTCCCAATCGCCTTGTCAAAGATGCTCAACGGCACGTCGCTAGGCTTCGGCTGGTCCATCCGCGTCGTCGCATTCATCATGGTCGCTACAATGGGCATCTCGTGTCTCACCGTTACCGCCCGTCTGCCACCCAGGACAaccgccttcttcatccccagCGCATTCAAACAATCCCTCTttgtcctcctcatcttctccctcttcctccaaatccTAGGCCTCTTCAcgcctctcttcttcatcccgaCTTACGCCGTCTACCGCGGCATGAACCCAACCCTCGCCTCCTACCTGATCGCCATCACAAACGGCGCGTCCACATTCGGCCGAATCATCCCGGGAATCCTCGCCGACCGATTCGGACGCATAAACGCGCTAGGCATTGGGGGGATCATAACAGGCGTGATAATCTGCTGCATGAACGAAGTGAAAACCAACGCTGCACTGATCGtattctcctccatcttcgggTTCTGGTCCGGCACGATCATCTCGGGCGGGAGTGCGGCGCTCACGTCGGTTCCTAAGAATCCGCAGGAGTTCGGCACGTACTTGGGAATGGGTTTGGGCGTTTGTGGGTGTGCGGCGCTTATTGGGCCGCCGGTTAGTGGTGCATTGGTTGATCGATATGGGGGGTTCTTGGAGTTGTCGCTTTTTAGTGGCATTGTTTGTATTGGTGGGGGGGTTGTGGCGCTGTTGGCGAAGGGGGTTACGGAGGAAGGGTTCTTTGGGAGGGTTTAG
- a CDS encoding uncharacterized protein (COG:S;~EggNog:ENOG410PJ07;~InterPro:IPR036864,IPR007219,IPR001138;~PFAM:PF00172,PF04082;~antiSMASH:Cluster_5.9;~go_function: GO:0000981 - DNA-binding transcription factor activity, RNA polymerase II-specific [Evidence IEA];~go_function: GO:0003677 - DNA binding [Evidence IEA];~go_function: GO:0008270 - zinc ion binding [Evidence IEA];~go_process: GO:0006351 - transcription, DNA-templated [Evidence IEA];~go_process: GO:0006355 - regulation of transcription, DNA-templated [Evidence IEA]), which yields MMTGVGPERRRRRPAVSCTLCRRRKIKCNRESPCSNCVKSKNESCVYDGDATPLRFRGTSELDLAKTSPERHSLGPPDGGASQVPSYASRSLASSSKSSLSRTSLASASEVESMKSTIRRLEEQLVKATQTASPQPRPTPNSNNIETTTSQLAGTFHINHGSRVDANSQAVSRNLVIHKSRLFGASHWAQGASMFRDVFEVIEPYMRANGSKAISGMKRCKDLARIIKAQRTPRWPTPPTTELPPKGIADELVDCYLRTVETTFRVLHIPTFKTEYDALWVSDAGPSIAFTVQLKLVLAIGAITYDERFSLRASANRWVYEAHTWLSDPDFKPRLNIQCLQSRILLLIARETINVGGDSSWISAGALLRTAMHMGLNRDPSCLPNRTTVAAEMRRRLWNTILELSLQSSIMSGGAPLLSVDDFDCEPPANFDDEQLLTDDPVPKADDEYTQTSIARELRKTYPQRLAIARFLNDLESYATYERTLQFDTELRASYRAICRTLRGFKSGHGRTPSQFETRVLDFIIHYYFCCLHMPFFEQSLRDPTYAFSRKVVIESAVKVWCAIYPSSNIMAAAPRDERVSDRDDMTRFVTCGFGFYRTGSMLATMFVLLELKAQLQDEDSLGPSPYRQDLFALLTDAKVRFWDMIECGETNIKGFLLSTLVSAQVEGLMQGLGPTEFPHHLLRAAEQAEQRCISFMEDKAAQGYNGMNIDAVNEISENAAPFMGDWDCIMSDTDNFFNFGDVEPLSWVLNDESRPFMM from the exons ATGATGACAGGTGTTGGACCGGAGCGACGGCGCAGACGGCCAGCAGT ATCCTGCACTCTATGCCGGAGACGCAAGATAAAATGCAACCGCGAAAGTCCCTGCAGCAACTGCGTAAAATCAAAGAATGAATCGTGCGTCTATGACGGTGATGCGACGCCGCTGCGATTTCGGGGCACGTCCGAACTGGATCTTGCGAAAACGTCGCCAGAACGCCATTCACTGGGGCCTCCGGATGGCGGTGCATCGCAGGTTCCAAGCTATGCGTCTAGATCTCTGGCATCCAGTTCGAAGTCCTCGTTATCCCGGACGAGTCTTGCATCTGCCTCCGAGGTGGAGTCTATGAAAAGCACGATTAGACGTCTTGAAGAGCAGTTGGTCAAAGCTACGCAGACAGCCAGTCCGCAGCCTCGTCCCACTCCCAATTCTAATAACATTGAAACGACTACTTCGCAGTTGGCCGGGACTTTTCATATTAACCACGGCAGCCGCGTTGACGCCAATTCGCAGGCCGTCAGCCGGAATCTGGTGATCCATAAAAGTAGGCTATTCGGTGCCAGTCACTGGGCGCAGGGTGCTTCAATG TTTCGCGATGTCTTTGAGGTGATCGAACCGTACATGCGCGCCAACGGTTCCAAGGCAATCTCCGGAATGAAGAGGTGCAAGGATCTGGCGAGAATCATCAAAGCCCAACGGACGCCGCGATGGCCAACTCCTCCGACGACAGAACTCCCACCCAAAGGAATTGCCGACGAGCTCGTTGACTGCTATCTTCGGACGGTTGAAACGACCTTCCGAGTGTTGCATATACCCACCTTCAAAACCGAGTACGATGCGCTTTGGGTGTCGGATGCCGGGCCCAGCATCGCATTCACAGTTCAGCTCAAGCTTGTTCTCGCCATTGGAGCCATCACGTATGATGAGCGTTTTTCTCTCAGGGCGTCGGCTAACCGTTGGGTCTATGAAGCTCATACTTGGCTGTCCGACCCGGACTTCAAACCGCGACTGAACATTCAATGTTTGCAGAGCAGGATTCTCCTGTTGATCGCGCGAGAGACGATAAATGTGGGCGGCGACTCCAGTTGGATTTCTGCGGGCGCTTTGCTCCGCACAGCGATGCACATGGGATTGAACCGAGATCCTTCTTGTCTACCGAATCGGACTACGGTCGCTGCTGAGATGCGAAGGAGACTGTGGAACACAATCTTAGAGCTGTCGCTGCAATCTAGCATTATGTCCGGCGGAGCGCCTCTACTATCTGTTGACGACTTTGATTGTGAACCCCCCGCGAACTTTGACGACGAACAGCTCCTGACGGACGACCCGGTGCCCAAGGCTGACGATGAATATACCCAAACCTCAATCGCAAGAGAGCTCCGCAAGACCTATCCGCAGCGTCTTGCAATTGCGCGGTTCTTGAATGATCTAGAGTCCTATGCGACCTACGAGCGCACTCTCCAATTCGACACAGAGCTTAGGGCTTCATACCGCGCCATTTGTAGAACACTAAGAGGGTTTAAGTCTGGACATGGGCGGACGCCCTCGCAATTTGAAACACGGGTCCTGGATTTCATCATCCATTACTACTTCTGCTGTCTTCATATGCCCTTTTTCGAACAGTCCCTCCGCGATCCGACGTACGCGTTTTCCAGAAAGGTGGTCATCGAGAGTGCCGTGAAGGTCTGGTGCGCTATCTATCCATCGTCCAATATCATGGCAGCTGCTCCTCGAGACGAACGAGTGTCAGACCGAGATGATATGACCCGATTCGTGACGTGTGGATTTGGATTCTATCGCACAGGGAGCATGCTTGCGACCATGTTTGTGTTACTGGAGCTCAAGGCCCAGCTGCAAGACGAAGACAGTCTTGGCCCTAGCCCCTACCGCCAAGACTTGTTTGCTCTTCTGACGGATGCAAAGGTGCGGTTTTGGGATATGATTGAATGCGGTGAGACGAATATCAAGGGTTTCTTGCTGTCTACGTTGGTATCTGCCCAGGTCGAGGGACTGATGCAGGGCTTGGGGCCGACTGAATTCCCACACCATCTGCTCCGGGCGGCAGAGCAGGCCGAGCAACGATGTATCTCGTTCATGGAGGATAAGGCTGCACAAGGCTACAATGGGATGAATATCGATGCCGTCAACGAGATTTCCGAGAATGCGGCACCGTTCATGGGCGACTGGGACTGCATC ATGTCGGATACAGATAACTTCTTTAATTTCGGCGATGTCGAGCCGCTGAGTTGGGTGCTCAACGACGAGAGTCGACCGTTTATGATGTAG